The genomic interval atagatagtgtgtatATAAATCGTGTGTAtatagatagtgtgtgtatatagatagatacatagatagatgtTCTGCCCTCATCACAACAAAACATGGAATAACAACTAAGTTCAAAATAAGTTTACTAAAGTCTGTCAACAGGCTAATACTTTTTCTTGAATGctgcatcaataataataaatcgaTATTTTAGTTTCGTTTCGACTTACCAAAGCACCGGCCACTGCGTGAATCAAACTTTCGTAGGTGAAAACGTCAGCTATGTTAAAACCAGCTGCTGTGTCCATTGTGAACGGCGCATCAAGCATGCAATGGGTGCAGATTTGAGATGCCTGACAGCACTTTGATGCAATCTGCATGCAAGCCCCTTGCAGTAACACACAGCCCCGTTTCCACGTCCACGTGTGACGTGCTGAGAACAGGCTGGGGGTGGGACGGGCTGACCCACAccctggggggggtggggggggggttggaccCCGGGCCgggggggacccccccccccccattacaaacaaaaaaaaattcgaCTAACCCTCTCTCTGATTCCCTAAGATTGGCTGCGAAGAGAAACTAGCCGACTGTATGTTAAACGATCGGCTCTCACAAAAGAGCAGGAATTTCGGTTGCGCTAATCtactaattatatattattattattattattattattatgagtggCGGTGGTGTATTGTAAGTGTTTTAGTTGGGTATGTAAGTATGGTTTGATTGTACAATgattgcatgtttaaatattttaactgctCACTCCctcactatttcatgtattatgctgctatcctgtattctgctctttccactgtatttaatgcactatttcatgtattatgctgctatcctgtattctgctctttccactgtatttaatgcactatttcatgtattatgctgctatcctgtattctgctctttccactgtatttaatgcactgtttcatgtattatgctgctatcatgtactatgtactttccactgtatatcatgtatgatgcatttctctatttgaagtattatggattttcttcttgtgaagcgctttgtgatggtggtccactatgaaaggcgctatataaaataaagattgattgattgtgtatGGAAATCGCCAAAGCGGTGtgcaatgcaatatgttaacgtaacactcTTATGAAGCAGAATCAGTTCATTCTAACTCCGTAATATTTTCTGTCAAGTTTAGAGAGGGCATTACTGGAACAAGAAATGTAAGAGGAGAGGGGGGACAGTGACTTTTTAACTTCGTAGTAAAGAGGCATCTAGATAGGTCTCCGGACAGTAGGACTGAATTAAATCTGCTGGTCAAGGCAAGAAGCTGTTCTCGTTCATGTCGGGGTGTTTTGCTGCATGCCTTTcattcaaaagcagtgtgaaaagtCTCTGTTGCTTTGAGgcatataaatgcaataaacccGCCCTGGGCAGCCTTAAAGGTTAGCGAGATGAGCTTAAAAaaataccctatatatatatatatatatatatatatatatatatatatatatatatatatatatatatatatataaaatatttatttattgtttgcctGAAATAAAACTAGGGTATGATTTGTGATGTTGCTCCTCCCGTGCCACAGGGGGCGCTACCCCGAGGATGGATCTTGCCCACCCCGCTTTCCCAGGGTGCGCCTCATCCACGTGTGACCCCAGTGAATGACCTCCCTCCCACACACAGGAGCGCTGGTGGATCACATGCTTCATCGGGGCTAACACCGAAAAgagggggtttaaaaaaaataaaaaaagatagcTTTGCAGCTGCTTGTTAAAACGGTTGCCGATCGCGCCCTGCTGCACCGTCCCAGTCCCCACGATGGCCGGAATTAAGGAGCTGTCGCCCGACGCAGGACCCCTCGAAACCCGGGCTCCCGAAGACGAGATCGAAGGAGACGAGGAGGACGAGGAGGTAactgaaaaaatgcaaaaaacacttGCTGTTTTGTAACATGCATGCTTTCTCGATTTTAGTCTGGTTTACAGTAATGGTTTAGTGCTTCAGCCTGCAGTgcgatccagtcctgctttcactaggagtttaataatcagacacacctgagcttgttagctagacacactgggggctgatcaagctggtagcagtgaaacctggactggatcacgctgctgtgcaatacgAGTCTGATTGCCAGCTCtgacccagaaccactcagaacggCACATACCAGTAAAGAGGAATGtagaaatgtgttttgaagtgtgtTTGTCTCTGACGCCAGCTGGAGGAGACTCTGCCGGAGCGGCTCTGGGGTTTGACTGAGATGTTTCCTGAAGGGATGCGCTCTGCGGCCGGAGCCACGCTCCAGTGCTCCCTCTCCTTCGCCAAGACCATGTACAGGTGAGCCGAGGAAAGGAGCGCTGTGACCAGGATACTGCAGGGCTAGAATACACTGTTACTGGCGTTAATACAGGTGCATCAGAGTCCACTAGAgcagtctctggctaagagaacacccctcggtcagcaagcgaagtgttctctaagacagactGCCAAGACGATaagaatcaataaatacaaaatgtatttattacttatgtcgTGATACACGTGCATCAGGATATGAAACGAACAGA from Polyodon spathula isolate WHYD16114869_AA unplaced genomic scaffold, ASM1765450v1 scaffolds_1227, whole genome shotgun sequence carries:
- the tomm22 gene encoding mitochondrial import receptor subunit TOM22 homolog produces the protein MAGIKELSPDAGPLETRAPEDEIEGDEEDEELEETLPERLWGLTEMFPEGMRSAAGATLQCSLSFAKTMYR